Proteins from a single region of Apium graveolens cultivar Ventura chromosome 7, ASM990537v1, whole genome shotgun sequence:
- the LOC141675096 gene encoding aspartic proteinase Asp1-like, producing the protein MVLLYFVALSATLEQCYSFSSDQLLKHDNFTFQKGSSVILNLSGNVYRKGYYYATVHVGNPPRPYFLNIIISWIQCDAPCTKCLPAPHPLYKPSKDIVKCVDPFCALFRGSGDESIKVACGSPKEQCVTEVITHFSVSQNVIVRDLFHLKLTNGNTVIPRLALGCGFDQEVNGRDHPPYTDGVLGLRNRNTTILAQLHKLGLMQNKFSHCFSAQEGGYLVMGDNIFPSSGIVWAPMFSMSDFYTLGPAELQYDDQATGLEGLLVIFDSGSTYTHISYPAFGALFHMVNKTANQNQLNYVYANETLPSCWKGTKAFNSIRDVKNLFKLLVFNFTNSSNVQLSYLLKRILLSQIVDTCA; encoded by the exons ATGGTTTTATTGTACTTTGTGGCTTTATCTGCAACACTTGAACAATGTTACTCtttttccagtgatcagctcctTAAGCATGACAATTTTACCTTTCAAAAGGGTTCCTCCGTGATCTTAAATCTCTCAGGAAACGTTTATCGCAAAGG GTACTATTATGCAACTGTTCACGTAGGCAATCCACCTAGACCATACTTCCTCAACATTATAATTTCATGGATCCAATGTGATGCACCTTGCACCAAATGTCTTCCT GCACCACATCCTCTCTACAAGCCCAGCAAAGACATTGTGAAATGTGTTGATCCCTTCTGCGCATTGTTTCGCGGGAGCGGTGATGAGTCCATCAAAGTAGCCTGTGGCAGCCCAAAAGAGCAGTGTGTCACTGAAGTGATTACTCATTTTAGTGTTTCTCAGAATGTAATCGTTAGAGacttatttcatttaaaattgACTAATGGCAACACTGTCATTCCCCGTCTAGCTTTAGG CTGTGGTTTCGATCAAGAAGTTAACGGTAGAGATCATCCACCTTATACTGATGGGGTCCTTGGCCTCAGGAATCGAAACACAACCATTTTAGCCCAATTGCACAAACTTGGTCTGATGCAAAATAAATTCAGTCATTGCTTTAGTGCACAAGAAGGAGGTTATCTTGTTATGGGCGACAATATTTTCCCATCTTCTGGAATAGTCTGGGCGCCAATGTTCAGCATGTCTGACTT CTACACGCTAGGTCCTGCTGAGTTACAGTATGATGACCAAGCTACTGGACTTGAGGGCCTTCTAGTAATTTTTGATAGCGGAAGTACTTACACCCACATCAGTTATCCAGCTTTCGGAGCTCTATTTCACATG GTAAATAAAACTGCCAATCAAAACCAACTAAACTATGTCTATGCCAATGAAACTCTCCCTTCCTGCTGGAAAGGCACAAAAGCATTTAATTCCATTCGCGATGTCAAGAACTTATTTAAGCTGTTGGTTTTCAACTTCACAAATTCCAGCAATGTGCAATTGAGTTATCTCCTGAAGCGTATCTTATTGTCTCA GATCGTGGATACGTGTGCTTAG
- the LOC141674658 gene encoding uncharacterized protein LOC141674658 — MKTGFLTKFQAAVRYAPPVTTLANVRQRENESLTSYFKRFNAESTSVRGASDEALKSFLIAGLRVGSNFWKHLQGKDPATLADVFALAELFKAIEQSLAEVQPTSQESQRNKARKRDRSPSPRYRRSSRSPDRVNTTSTRGGWSPPSNYDYRTSRYTPLVASIEHIFEVNKNRGLFKKPEALSSWQSKDKKKYCEYHESSGHNTHECRHLKDKIEAQLRKDTLVNG, encoded by the coding sequence ATGAAAACTGGGTTCTTAACCAAGTTCCAAGCCGCGGTAAGATACGCGCCCCCTGTCACAACTCTTGCCAATGTTAGGCAAAGGGAAAATGAAAGCTTGACATCGTACTTCAAAAGGTTCAACGCTGAATCTACCAGCGTGAGGGGAGCATCAGACGAAGCCCTGAAGAGCTTTTTGATCGCAGGATTAAGGGTTGGCTCGAATTTTTGGAAGCACTTACAAGGGAAAGACCCAGCTACTCTAGCAGATGTCTTTGCTTTGGCAGAATTGTTTAAAGCTATAGAACAATCTCTGGCAGAGGTGCAACCGACTTCACAGGAAAGTCAGAGAAACAAAGCAAGGAAGAGAGATAGGTCTCCAAGCCCAAGGTACAGAAGGAGCAGTCGAAGCCCAGACCGGGTGAATACCACGAGCACGAGGGGGGGATGGAGTCCTCCCTCAAACTATGACTACAGAACAAGTCGGTACACGCCTTTGGTCGCATCTATCGAGCATATCTTCGAAGTAAACAAAAATAGAGGGCTATTTAAAAAACCTGAAGCTTTATCATCATGGCAAAGCAAAGACAAGAAAAAGTATTGTGAATACCATGAATCATCTGGACATAACACGCATGAGTGTCGACATTTAAAAGATAAAATCGAAGCGCAATTAAGGAAGGATACCTTGGTGAATGGGTAG
- the LOC141674659 gene encoding uncharacterized protein LOC141674659, whose protein sequence is MLAKPEDGETLILYLAVSKYSVSAVLVKEETIHQWPVYYVRKWLLDAETRYTNMEKLVYALILAERKLRPYFQAHRIEFRTAYPLRHILHKPESSGRMLKWAVELGQFDVEYCPRTEIKGQALVDFILEFNAEVDDKAIVLAEPTSQGSSHDEKRQELPHPWWILHVDGAVNNNGSGVEIVLVTPEGHRLMSAIHFKFYATNNDAEYEALINSLKLALEVGAVNLIVRSDSELVVNQVNGGFQAWGPRTELYMRCVQRKKI, encoded by the coding sequence ATGTTGGCCAAGCCAGAAGACGGAGAAACATTGATTCTTTACTTGGCAGTATCTAAATACTCTGTCAGCGCGGTGTTGGTAAAGGAAGAAACAATCCACCAGTGGCCCGTATACTATGTGAGAAAGTGGTTGTTGGATGCGGAAACCAGGTATACCAACATGGAAAAACTGGTGTACGCTCTTATTCTTGCGGAACGAAAGTTAAGACCATACTTTCAGGCTCACCGAATAGAATTTCGCACCGCTTATCCGCTTCGGCATATTCTACATAAACCCGAATCATCGGGGAGAATGTTAAAATGGGCAGTGGAGCTAGGACAATTCGATGTGGAGTATTGTCCTCGCACGGAAATCAAGGGACAAGCGCTGGTTGATTTCATACTTGAGTTCAATGCAGAAGTTGATGACAAGGCCATAGTGTTGGCGGAACCGACCTCGCAAGGAAGTTCTCATGATGAAAAGAGGCAGGAACTCCCACACCCTTGGTGGATATTACATGTTGATGGGGCCGTGAACAACAATGGATCAGGTGTCGAGATTGTCTTGGTCACTCCGGAGGGGCATCGCTTGATGAGTGCTAtccatttcaagttttatgctactaacaatgatgctgagtatgaagctTTGATCAACAGTCTAAAATTAGCTCTGGAGGTGGGGGCCGTGAATCTGATAGTTCGGAGTGATTCCGAATTAGTTGTGAACCAGGTCAACGGAGGTTTCCAGGCCTGGGGACCGCGGACGGAGTTATATATGAGATGTGTGCAACGAAAAAAAATTTAA